In Borrelia maritima, the genomic stretch CAAATTGGTCATTAGGTTCGCCCTTGTTAGAATCTATTTCACTTATTTGTTTAATATCTTCAGATCTGTCTAATATTTTTTGTAGTAATTCTTTAACCTCGGGATCTGTTATTTGCTTTTTAGTATTAGCATTAGCACCGGCATTAGCAGGGGAATTAGCACTGGCATTAGCATTATTAATACTGGGATTGGCAGTATTTGGTCGTTGTAAGGCTGCTAAATTTGGTTTATTTTTAATGTTTCCAGCTAAGATTTTTGGTGGATTTTTTAAAACGTTAATAGCGTTAAGCAGATTGTCTATTGATTCTTTATCGTTTTGAGACCCTTTGTTAGCGCCCAATAAGTTATTTCCATTTTTGCTTATTTTTGTCTTTGCTTTTTTCCCCTTATTGTTGTCATTATCTTTAGAGATGTCTAACGAGCAAGAAAGCAAAATTAGCATAGTTAATATATGCAATAAAAATATTGCATTTAATTTATTTTTTTTCAAAATGTTACCCTTCAATAAAAATTTTAAGTAATAATTATTAATTAATAATTTTAATTACCCACTTAATAACTTTAATTCAAAATTGTTATTGTACAAAAAAAATCGAAAAAAAAGAGAGCACGAGCTCTCTTTAGGTTCAAGGTTTTATTTTTTGAAAATTTTTTAATTATTATTATTTTTAAATAATGTGTCTAAGTAAATTAATGCTTGCTCGGATTTCAAGCAAATAGAAATCATTTTGTCTTTGTAAAGCTGATCAATGTGCTCTGTTAGCTTTTCTGTATTGTTTTGTAGTTCCAAGGTGGCGTTTGAACTTTTAATCAATGTTTTTATTGTACTAAGCCATTCTTTTTTTATTTCGATTAAATCAATAATTATATTGTAAATTTCTTCTAAAGTTTTTTGATTAAAATTATTTGCTTTTAGCTTTTCCATGTTAATTGCCAAATCTTCAAGCGCAACTTCAAATCTTTGTTGAATTTGTATTCCCCCTGATATTTTTTTTATTGAATCGTGGGTTTTTGAATTCTTGTAAAGTTTGTTTACAATCTCTGCTAAATTGAAAATATCAGTAGTGTTGTAACCTAGTGATGAGTAAAATTGTCTTCTCATTTTTTGAGATTCGGTTAGGCTTGAGTTCATTTTTTCTCTAAGCTTTTCCCCATTTGTAGAGTCAATTTTGTAAACATTAATTAGTTCAAACATGCTATTTTTTAGTCCAAATTGACTAGAAATTTCTGTTTGAAGTTTTTCTTTTTTAATTATTGTCATTTCTCTTGCCAGGATTTCAAAAAGTTTGTCAATTAGATTTGTTTCTTTTTTCTCAGTAACTTTTAAGTCTTTTGCTAATTTTTGATGTTCTTGTTCTTTTGTGTTTTTTTGAGAATTTGATTGATTAGATTCATTGTGTTTTGTTTCTGTAAAACTTGCTACTTTGTTTTTAACATCTTCGTAGTTTAGCTTACAAGAGAACAATATTATTATCTCCAATGTTATAAATGTTAATAATTTTGTCTTATTCAAAATTTAATCCTTTAATAAAAATTTTAAGTAATTTTAATTATTTTAAATTAATACTTAATGATTTAAATTTAGTTCAAATTTGAAATTGAACAATAAAAAAAAAGAAGAGAACTGTTCTCTTCTTTTTTTAAAATCATTGTTAAATAGTTTATTTTCGTTTTTTAAATAAACTATTTAAATTCTGTTATGTTAATATATAAATCAAGAACGGACTGGCGAGCATTTTGCATGTTGTCTAAGTATTTGTTTCGAATGTGCTGTGCTAGATATTGAGAATCTTTTAGGCTTGAATTATAGTTTACATTTGCAATAATGTTGTCAACGTATCTTGACCATTCTGTTTTTTTGTCTATTATATGATTTAATTTTGAGTCAAGCTCTTTTATCTTATCAATGAATGTAAAGCTGTTAATTTTAGCGTTTAAGTATTGCTGGTCAAGGGTTTTAATTTTTTTATCAAGTTCTTCTAGTGCAAGCTCTAAAGAAATTTGTATTCCAAGTCCTGATATTATTAATTCTCTTATTAAGTCGTGATTTTGATTTTCTTTGTAAAGGATTTCCATCATTAATCCAAATTGTTCGGTTTTGTATTGATCAAAATCCATCATTGCGTAGAATTTATTTCTTTCATTTTCTGCTTCTGGAGTGTTAGAGTTAAGCTGCGGTGCGTAACTTCTGTCAAAAACTGAAATATTTGAAATAACATCCAGCAGAGTAAATGCAGAATCTTTCATTCCAAATTGATCGTAATTTTCTCTAAAGCCAACGTTGTTTTTTGCTTTGTTTTGTTCTTCAGAAATTCTTCTAAGAAAGTTATTTTTTAATGGCTGTAATCCGCTGCCCCTAGAAGGTGCTGCTTGCGTAAAGCTTATATGAGAATTATTACTTTGTGGTCCGCTTGAGTTTGTTTGGCTTTTTCTTCGAAGAGAGCTGTTAATGAATGAAAATTGTGGTATTGCAGCTTTTTGTGCATACTGTGTTTGTCTTGTCGGTGCGACTCTTACATTTGTATTTACCCTTGCTGTATTTTTTTTGTTTGATAGAGATAAATCTGTATTAAAGCCTAAGCCTTGTGATTGTAGAGCTTGTGCCAGCTGTTGTGCTTGTGCCTGCTGTTGTGCTTGTGCCTGCTGTTGTGCTTGTGCCTGCTGTTGTGCTTGTGCCTGCTGTTGTGCTTGTGCCTGCTGTTGTGCTTGTGCCATGTTCTTAGCATTTGTTTTATTTTGCACAGTATTTGATTTTGTGTTATTATTTGCTATTTTTTGATCATCTGTTGCTTTATTTAGCATTCCTTTTACTTTGTTTTTATAATCTTCATTTAAATTAGCATCAATTGTACAAGAAAATAAAAACAAGGCTAAAATAAGCTTTAAATGTATGAATAATTTAATTTTCAAAATATTATTCCTCGATTCCTTTTTAATAAATTTTAATAATTAAAA encodes the following:
- a CDS encoding complement regulator-acquiring protein — protein: MNKTKLLTFITLEIIILFSCKLNYEDVKNKVASFTETKHNESNQSNSQKNTKEQEHQKLAKDLKVTEKKETNLIDKLFEILAREMTIIKKEKLQTEISSQFGLKNSMFELINVYKIDSTNGEKLREKMNSSLTESQKMRRQFYSSLGYNTTDIFNLAEIVNKLYKNSKTHDSIKKISGGIQIQQRFEVALEDLAINMEKLKANNFNQKTLEEIYNIIIDLIEIKKEWLSTIKTLIKSSNATLELQNNTEKLTEHIDQLYKDKMISICLKSEQALIYLDTLFKNNNN
- a CDS encoding complement regulator-acquiring protein; the protein is MKIKLFIHLKLILALFLFSCTIDANLNEDYKNKVKGMLNKATDDQKIANNNTKSNTVQNKTNAKNMAQAQQQAQAQQQAQAQQQAQAQQQAQAQQQAQAQQLAQALQSQGLGFNTDLSLSNKKNTARVNTNVRVAPTRQTQYAQKAAIPQFSFINSSLRRKSQTNSSGPQSNNSHISFTQAAPSRGSGLQPLKNNFLRRISEEQNKAKNNVGFRENYDQFGMKDSAFTLLDVISNISVFDRSYAPQLNSNTPEAENERNKFYAMMDFDQYKTEQFGLMMEILYKENQNHDLIRELIISGLGIQISLELALEELDKKIKTLDQQYLNAKINSFTFIDKIKELDSKLNHIIDKKTEWSRYVDNIIANVNYNSSLKDSQYLAQHIRNKYLDNMQNARQSVLDLYINITEFK